The following proteins are co-located in the Haloarcula rubripromontorii genome:
- a CDS encoding ORC1-type DNA replication protein produces the protein MSDDPEDRMLGWDESVFRDEHVFEIDWLPETFKHRDTQMETLKYALRPAVRGSRPLNVIARGPPGTGKTTAVQILFDELTAQTEVKTVRVNCQMDSTRYAVFSRLFAEIFDYEPPSSGISFKKLFSQITDKLVEEDEVLVVALDDVNYLFYESEASDTLYSLLRAHEAHSGAKIGVICVSSDLELDVIDALDTRVQSVFRPEEVYFNTYGQAEIADILGERVERGFNEGVVGPTVLDRVAELTEEQGGDLRVGIDLLRRAGMNAERRASRSVETEDVEAAYDKSKYVHLSRRLRELSDSETALVEVIAAHDGQQAGDIYDAFSEQTDLGYTRYSEIINKLDQLDIIDADYTNVEGRGRSRELTLNYDADAVLERL, from the coding sequence GAAATCGACTGGCTCCCGGAGACGTTCAAACACCGGGACACCCAGATGGAGACGCTGAAGTACGCGCTCCGGCCGGCCGTCCGGGGGTCGCGCCCGCTCAACGTCATCGCCCGCGGGCCGCCGGGGACGGGGAAGACGACGGCGGTCCAGATTCTGTTCGACGAACTCACCGCCCAGACGGAGGTAAAGACCGTCCGGGTGAACTGCCAGATGGACTCGACGCGCTACGCCGTCTTCTCGCGGCTGTTCGCCGAGATATTCGACTACGAGCCGCCGTCCTCGGGTATCTCCTTCAAGAAACTGTTCTCCCAGATTACCGACAAGCTCGTCGAGGAAGACGAGGTGCTCGTCGTCGCCCTGGACGACGTGAACTACCTGTTCTACGAGAGCGAGGCCAGCGACACGCTGTACTCGCTGCTGCGCGCCCACGAGGCCCACTCGGGCGCGAAAATCGGCGTCATCTGCGTCTCCTCGGACCTCGAACTCGACGTCATCGACGCGCTCGATACCCGCGTCCAGTCCGTGTTCCGCCCCGAGGAAGTGTACTTCAACACCTACGGCCAGGCCGAAATCGCGGACATCCTCGGCGAGCGCGTCGAGCGGGGGTTCAACGAGGGCGTCGTCGGCCCCACAGTGCTTGACCGTGTCGCCGAACTGACCGAGGAACAGGGCGGTGACCTCCGGGTCGGTATCGACCTCCTCCGCCGGGCCGGAATGAACGCCGAACGGCGCGCTTCCCGCTCCGTCGAAACCGAGGACGTCGAGGCGGCGTACGACAAGTCCAAGTACGTCCACCTCTCCCGCCGGCTGCGGGAACTGTCCGATTCCGAGACCGCGCTCGTGGAGGTCATCGCCGCCCACGACGGCCAGCAGGCCGGCGACATCTACGACGCCTTCTCCGAGCAGACGGATCTGGGCTACACTCGCTATTCCGAGATTATCAACAAGCTCGACCAGCTCGACATCATCGATGCCGACTACACAAACGTCGAGGGACGGGGCCGCTCGCGGGAGCTGACGCTCAACTACGACGCCGACGCGGTGCTGGAGCGGTTGTAA
- a CDS encoding DUF7089 family protein, producing the protein MFTERSLTGELPAVRAAYAPETLVLNCDRDFETLDPAVAEELLLVTDSLDQISYDGASLPTTAPEVLQEYIGNSLTIGMPGDGGVAWTRQTVPPCVFVKPRLETSPDEFVSFLVAEALVEVSLDEPEHFLGFFAEQYPAFVAATDDHLDANARYQLAAALYTAYLGLQTRGEFTDWADDYPDLYAAWDDAGERLQPRLEDLPSEIAQGQTEFAAATELACSGVKHGLDLPAPFAALDTDAYLEYGADYAVQWAETTFEKME; encoded by the coding sequence ATGTTCACCGAGCGTTCACTGACCGGCGAATTGCCGGCAGTACGTGCGGCCTACGCCCCGGAGACGCTCGTACTGAACTGCGACCGTGACTTCGAGACACTGGACCCCGCAGTCGCCGAGGAACTCCTGCTGGTGACCGACAGCCTCGATCAGATCTCCTACGACGGTGCGTCGCTCCCGACCACAGCGCCAGAGGTGCTACAGGAGTACATCGGAAACAGCCTCACTATCGGGATGCCCGGCGACGGCGGCGTCGCCTGGACGCGCCAGACGGTCCCGCCCTGCGTGTTTGTCAAGCCGCGGCTGGAGACCTCGCCGGACGAGTTCGTCTCGTTTCTCGTCGCCGAAGCGCTGGTCGAGGTCAGTCTCGACGAGCCCGAGCATTTTCTGGGCTTTTTTGCCGAGCAGTATCCGGCGTTCGTCGCTGCCACTGACGACCACCTCGACGCCAATGCCCGGTACCAGCTCGCAGCAGCCCTTTACACGGCGTACCTCGGGCTCCAGACCCGCGGGGAGTTCACCGACTGGGCCGACGACTACCCGGACCTGTACGCGGCGTGGGACGACGCCGGCGAGCGCCTGCAACCCCGCCTCGAAGACCTCCCCAGCGAGATTGCACAGGGCCAGACTGAGTTCGCCGCGGCCACCGAACTCGCCTGCAGTGGCGTCAAACACGGTCTGGACCTGCCCGCGCCGTTTGCCGCACTCGACACCGACGCGTATCTGGAGTACGGCGCTGACTACGCCGTCCAGTGGGCCGAGACGACCTTCGAGAAGATGGAGTGA
- a CDS encoding RidA family protein: protein MRRERTSTGTDWEQQVGYSRAIRAGDTVRVAGTIATDDDGEVVAPGDPYEQTKHAFDIVTDALSDLDASIEDVVQTRMYVTDIDDQERVGEAHSEFFDDVRPVATMVEVSGLATPEAVVEVEAVAQVG from the coding sequence ATGCGCCGCGAACGCACTTCGACAGGCACCGACTGGGAGCAACAGGTCGGGTACTCGCGGGCGATACGTGCGGGTGACACTGTTCGCGTCGCCGGCACCATCGCCACTGACGACGACGGCGAGGTCGTCGCGCCGGGTGACCCGTACGAACAGACGAAACACGCTTTCGATATCGTTACCGACGCGCTGTCAGATCTCGATGCGTCCATCGAGGACGTGGTCCAGACACGGATGTACGTCACCGACATCGACGACCAGGAACGGGTTGGCGAGGCCCACAGCGAGTTCTTCGACGACGTTCGTCCCGTGGCGACGATGGTGGAGGTGAGCGGGCTGGCGACACCCGAGGCCGTCGTCGAGGTCGAGGCCGTCGCGCAGGTCGGGTGA
- a CDS encoding MATE family efflux transporter, producing MPSGGPLRRLLTAFPAMLASAGLVDREKATAATDLAAPVMVTGGLRILLRLADFLMVGLALGDAAIAGLELGFQYYFVGFGLSLAVSSGTISVVSRLQGADQPERANLAVKQSLWIALLISVPLSAICWRYPELLVGVLTDDPATIRFGATYLAIVMLSLAPRFWSMVAARALAGSADTRTLMYVRLLTLPTNVALNAVLIFGVGPFPELGIAGAAWGTTIANTLAAVIFLGLLLSGRYVVTLRPGGPQFSADLVREIVRVALPLTGMRLLQTFARFPFLFILGVLGTPTLAAYAIGRRVMLLALMPAWGYATAASTLVGQSLGAGDEGEATAYGWQSLRVALAVQLVVALLLVVLARPIVGLFGTAYPDLAAAFVRVFGLLVAGFSISRTMRGSLRGAGDTRWPLYGTVLGGYCYRLPVAALALPSSFVVTVPVLGVAVSPGLGLGLPAVFAALVGDFYLKAAVNAGRFWSGGWRDVARQAGVGTADD from the coding sequence ATGCCGAGCGGTGGCCCTCTCCGCCGTCTGCTGACCGCGTTCCCCGCGATGCTGGCCAGCGCGGGGCTCGTCGACCGCGAGAAGGCGACCGCCGCGACCGACCTCGCCGCGCCGGTGATGGTCACCGGCGGCCTCCGCATCCTGCTTCGCCTCGCCGACTTCCTGATGGTCGGCCTGGCGCTCGGCGACGCGGCCATCGCCGGCCTCGAACTGGGCTTTCAGTACTACTTCGTCGGGTTCGGACTCTCGCTAGCGGTCTCCTCGGGGACGATTAGCGTCGTCTCGCGGCTCCAGGGAGCCGACCAGCCCGAGCGGGCGAACCTCGCCGTCAAGCAGTCGCTGTGGATCGCGCTGCTCATTTCCGTTCCGCTGTCGGCGATCTGCTGGCGCTATCCGGAGCTACTCGTGGGCGTGCTCACCGACGACCCGGCGACCATCCGCTTCGGCGCGACGTATCTCGCCATCGTGATGCTGTCGCTGGCCCCGCGATTCTGGAGCATGGTCGCCGCCCGCGCGCTGGCCGGCAGCGCCGACACCCGGACGCTGATGTACGTCCGCCTGCTCACGCTGCCGACGAACGTCGCGCTCAACGCCGTCCTCATCTTCGGGGTCGGCCCGTTCCCCGAACTCGGCATCGCCGGCGCGGCGTGGGGGACGACCATCGCGAACACGCTCGCGGCGGTGATATTTCTCGGGCTCCTGCTGTCGGGCCGGTACGTCGTCACGCTCCGGCCGGGCGGCCCGCAGTTCAGCGCCGACCTCGTGCGGGAAATCGTCCGCGTCGCCCTCCCGCTGACCGGGATGCGCCTGCTCCAGACGTTCGCCCGCTTCCCGTTCCTGTTCATCCTGGGCGTGCTGGGGACGCCGACGCTCGCGGCCTACGCCATCGGCCGCCGCGTGATGCTGCTCGCGCTGATGCCGGCGTGGGGGTACGCGACCGCCGCGTCGACGCTCGTCGGGCAGTCCCTGGGAGCCGGCGACGAGGGCGAGGCGACCGCCTATGGCTGGCAGTCGCTCCGGGTGGCACTGGCCGTCCAGCTCGTCGTGGCGCTCTTGCTGGTGGTTCTGGCCCGCCCCATCGTCGGCCTGTTCGGGACCGCCTACCCCGACCTGGCGGCGGCGTTCGTCCGCGTGTTCGGCCTGCTCGTCGCCGGCTTCTCGATTTCGCGGACGATGCGGGGGAGCCTGCGGGGCGCTGGCGACACCCGCTGGCCGCTGTACGGGACTGTGCTGGGCGGCTACTGCTACCGGCTCCCGGTGGCCGCGCTCGCCCTGCCGTCGTCGTTCGTCGTGACGGTTCCGGTCCTCGGTGTCGCCGTCTCACCGGGACTCGGCCTCGGGCTCCCGGCGGTGTTCGCCGCGCTCGTCGGCGACTTCTACCTGAAGGCCGCGGTCAACGCGGGCCGGTTCTGGTCCGGCGGGTGGCGTGACGTGGCCAGGCAGGCGGGCGTGGGTACGGCCGACGACTGA
- a CDS encoding MaoC/PaaZ C-terminal domain-containing protein, translated as MPPVEAGETFTETRTFRPEDVDQFAVLSGDDQARHTDPDAEGRRMVQGLLTASLLTSIGGDLEVLASRMDLRFQRPVYTGQPLVCELTVTSVEPRADGGVAIVGDVTVRRVDRGDEADRADATAAEPAGGDGTVVLEATVEGIIRE; from the coding sequence ATGCCTCCCGTCGAAGCCGGCGAGACGTTCACCGAGACGCGGACGTTCCGGCCCGAAGACGTCGACCAGTTCGCCGTCCTCTCCGGCGACGACCAGGCCCGCCACACCGACCCCGACGCGGAGGGTCGGCGGATGGTTCAGGGGTTGCTCACCGCGTCACTGCTTACCAGCATCGGCGGGGACCTCGAAGTGCTCGCCTCGCGGATGGACCTGCGGTTCCAGCGGCCGGTGTACACCGGCCAGCCGCTGGTCTGTGAACTGACGGTGACGAGCGTGGAGCCACGGGCCGACGGCGGCGTGGCCATCGTCGGCGACGTGACCGTCCGGCGCGTCGACCGCGGCGACGAAGCCGACCGGGCTGACGCGACCGCCGCGGAACCGGCCGGCGGGGACGGCACCGTCGTCCTCGAAGCCACCGTCGAAGGAATAATCAGGGAATGA
- a CDS encoding ferredoxin encodes MRVEYDYDTCIGMFQCVAEWDAFERDEDAGKAVLADSEEQDEDVFVREVPDDAELDAKFAARSCPVDAITVYDDDGEQLIP; translated from the coding sequence ATGCGAGTCGAGTACGACTACGACACCTGTATCGGGATGTTCCAGTGTGTCGCGGAGTGGGACGCCTTCGAACGCGACGAGGACGCCGGCAAAGCGGTGCTGGCGGACAGCGAAGAACAGGACGAAGACGTGTTTGTCCGGGAGGTCCCGGACGACGCCGAACTGGACGCGAAGTTCGCCGCCCGGTCCTGCCCGGTCGACGCCATCACCGTCTACGACGACGACGGCGAACAGCTCATTCCCTGA
- a CDS encoding ATP-dependent DNA helicase, with protein sequence MDVADLPGVPEWLPDHLRDDGIEELYPPQAEAVEAGVTEGENLVASIPTASGKTLIAELAMLSSVARGGKALYIVPLRALASEKQADFEEFEQYGLDIGVSTGNYESEGGWLADKDIVVATSEKVDSLVRNDAPWIEDLTCVVTDEVHLVDDGERGPTLEVTLAKLRRLNPDLQTVALSATIGNAEALATWLDAGLVDSDWRPIDLQKGVHYGQALHLEDGSQQRLSVQNNEKQTAAIVRDTLEDDGSTLVFVNSRRNAEAAAGRLANTVRPHLTDEERAQLANIAEEIRDVSDTETSDDLADAVAGGAAFHHAGLSRGHRELVEDAFRDRLVKVVCATPTLAAGVNTPSRRVVVRDWRRYDGSAGGMAPLSVLEVHQMMGRAGRPGLDPYGEAVLIASSHDEVDELFERYVWADPEPVRSKLAAEPALRTHILATVASGFARSRSGLLEFLEQTLYASQTDEGGQLERVVDDVLTYLQRNDFLEIDDGELDATSLGHTVSRLYLDPMSAAEIVDGLRDWERGASDSTSASGSPADTQAEPPADSGFTTASELAEDAHESDDDRDPDDISALGLYHLVSRTPDMYQLYLRSGDREEYEMELFEREQELLGPTPSEFEEGRFEDWLSALKTARLLEDWATEVDEATITERYGVGPGDIRGKVETAQWLLGAAESLASEVDLDAARAISEARIRVEHGVREELVDLAGVRGVGRKRARRLFQAGITDRAELRDAEKPVVLAALRGRRKTAENVLENAGHRDPSMEGVEPAADVSVDLDDGETDTNEEATASDDQSSLGDF encoded by the coding sequence ATGGACGTTGCGGACCTGCCGGGCGTGCCCGAGTGGCTCCCGGACCACCTGCGCGACGACGGCATCGAGGAGCTGTATCCGCCACAGGCCGAGGCCGTCGAGGCCGGCGTCACCGAGGGGGAGAACCTGGTCGCGTCGATTCCGACGGCCAGCGGGAAGACGCTCATCGCCGAGCTAGCGATGCTCTCTTCGGTCGCTCGCGGCGGCAAGGCACTGTACATCGTTCCGCTGCGGGCGCTGGCAAGCGAGAAGCAGGCCGACTTCGAGGAGTTCGAACAGTACGGCCTCGACATCGGTGTCTCGACGGGCAACTACGAGTCGGAGGGCGGGTGGCTCGCGGACAAGGACATCGTCGTCGCCACCAGCGAGAAAGTGGACTCGCTCGTGCGCAACGACGCCCCCTGGATAGAGGACCTCACCTGCGTCGTCACCGACGAGGTCCACCTCGTGGACGACGGCGAGCGCGGGCCGACGCTGGAGGTGACGCTGGCGAAGCTCCGGCGGCTCAATCCCGACCTGCAGACGGTGGCGCTGTCGGCGACCATCGGCAACGCCGAAGCGCTGGCGACGTGGCTCGACGCGGGCCTCGTCGACTCCGACTGGCGGCCCATCGACCTCCAGAAGGGGGTTCACTACGGGCAGGCGCTGCATCTCGAAGACGGGAGCCAGCAGCGCCTTTCGGTGCAGAATAACGAGAAACAGACGGCGGCCATCGTCCGGGATACGCTGGAAGACGACGGGTCGACGCTGGTGTTTGTCAACTCCCGGCGCAACGCCGAGGCGGCGGCGGGCCGGCTGGCAAACACCGTCCGGCCCCACCTCACCGATGAGGAGCGGGCCCAACTGGCCAACATCGCCGAGGAGATCCGCGACGTGAGCGATACCGAGACGAGCGACGACCTCGCGGACGCCGTCGCGGGCGGGGCGGCGTTCCACCACGCCGGCCTCTCGCGAGGCCACCGCGAACTCGTCGAGGACGCCTTCCGGGACCGGCTGGTGAAGGTCGTCTGTGCGACGCCGACGCTCGCGGCCGGCGTCAACACGCCCTCGCGCCGCGTCGTCGTCCGCGACTGGCGGCGCTACGACGGCTCGGCCGGCGGGATGGCCCCGTTGTCCGTACTGGAGGTCCACCAGATGATGGGGCGGGCCGGCCGGCCGGGGCTAGACCCCTACGGCGAGGCGGTCCTCATCGCGTCCAGCCACGACGAGGTGGACGAGCTGTTCGAGCGGTACGTCTGGGCCGATCCCGAGCCGGTCCGGTCGAAACTGGCCGCCGAGCCGGCCCTGCGGACGCACATCCTCGCGACCGTCGCCTCCGGCTTCGCCCGCTCGCGGTCGGGCCTGCTCGAATTCCTCGAACAGACGCTGTACGCCAGCCAGACCGACGAGGGCGGCCAGCTCGAACGGGTCGTCGACGACGTGCTCACGTACCTCCAGCGCAACGACTTTCTGGAAATCGACGACGGGGAACTGGACGCCACGTCGCTGGGCCACACCGTCTCGCGGCTCTATCTGGACCCGATGAGCGCCGCCGAAATCGTCGACGGCCTGCGGGACTGGGAACGGGGAGCCAGCGATAGCACGTCGGCAAGTGGGTCGCCGGCTGACACGCAAGCGGAACCGCCAGCGGACAGCGGCTTCACAACCGCAAGCGAACTGGCCGAGGACGCTCACGAAAGCGACGACGACAGGGACCCGGACGATATCTCAGCGCTGGGCCTGTACCATCTCGTCTCGCGCACGCCGGACATGTACCAGCTGTACCTCCGCTCGGGCGACCGCGAGGAGTACGAGATGGAACTGTTCGAGCGCGAGCAGGAGCTACTCGGCCCCACGCCCTCGGAGTTCGAGGAGGGCCGCTTCGAGGACTGGCTCTCGGCGCTGAAGACTGCCCGGCTGCTCGAAGACTGGGCGACGGAGGTCGACGAGGCGACCATCACGGAGCGGTACGGCGTCGGCCCGGGCGACATCCGCGGGAAGGTCGAGACGGCCCAGTGGCTGCTGGGGGCCGCCGAATCGCTGGCCAGCGAGGTCGACCTAGACGCCGCGCGGGCCATCAGCGAGGCCCGCATCCGCGTCGAACACGGTGTCCGCGAGGAGCTGGTCGACCTGGCCGGCGTCCGCGGCGTCGGCCGCAAGCGTGCCCGCCGGCTGTTCCAGGCCGGTATCACCGACCGCGCCGAACTCCGGGACGCCGAGAAACCGGTCGTGCTGGCGGCGCTCCGGGGCCGCCGGAAGACGGCTGAGAACGTGCTGGAAAACGCCGGTCACCGTGACCCGTCGATGGAGGGCGTCGAGCCCGCGGCGGACGTCTCGGTCGACCTCGACGACGGCGAAACGGACACGAACGAGGAAGCGACGGCAAGCGACGACCAGTCCAGTCTAGGTGATTTCTAA
- the cgi121 gene encoding KEOPS complex subunit Cgi121 — protein MEVVEGTAEIDEVGSFVETLGAISDRHGVTVQAFDARYVADRAHLELAVDLAARAHARDDAIADDFGVEILLYAAGRRQINRALTMGVSEGHCPVVAVVVDPDADGSHMGKNGAGDIGAAADEVRDRLAPASTVGEYDEDRVRSFFDVTDTELAATAGGLPDAVRERVALLPVEK, from the coding sequence ATGGAGGTTGTCGAAGGCACTGCTGAAATCGACGAGGTGGGGTCGTTCGTGGAGACGCTCGGCGCTATCAGCGACCGCCACGGCGTCACGGTGCAGGCGTTCGACGCCCGCTACGTCGCGGACCGTGCCCATCTCGAACTGGCCGTCGACCTCGCCGCCCGAGCGCACGCCCGCGACGACGCCATCGCCGACGACTTCGGCGTCGAGATACTGCTGTACGCGGCCGGTCGCCGCCAGATAAACCGCGCGCTGACGATGGGCGTCAGTGAGGGGCACTGTCCCGTCGTGGCTGTCGTCGTCGACCCCGACGCGGACGGTTCCCACATGGGCAAAAACGGGGCTGGGGACATCGGCGCGGCCGCAGACGAGGTTCGTGACCGCCTCGCGCCCGCGTCGACGGTCGGCGAGTACGACGAGGACCGCGTCCGGTCGTTTTTCGACGTGACCGACACCGAACTCGCCGCGACGGCCGGCGGCCTCCCCGACGCCGTCCGGGAGCGGGTCGCGTTGTTGCCGGTCGAGAAGTAG
- a CDS encoding oxidoreductase, giving the protein MTALETPLSIGGVEVPNRLYRAPVLECAGNGEGAVDTLVDELEPTAASGVGLLFQGASIVTDRGGCAAPNMTRVHDPAFVERLSRLTGAVHDHGGRIFLQLAHGGLRSMATWHAEYRRRHPDQRQLAVSRPPWQLRALDRAGLISLRPDVLSTGEVWDLAEQFGRCAGYAVDAGYDGIHLSAANMSLIQQFLSPFYNRRDDEFGDGVRFLEAIHDAVRDHAGDVPLVTKVPAETAAPAFVRRHLSRADGVSIAERAAAIGYDGLVPVEVSPFWDMSIVRGAFPDRAWAASDLQDDYAAVFGGRLRAHAVQLLNRLQARRFGRDPGWNAAFCRAVRERVDVPVLLEGGLRTRADCDRYLGATGAAPAADAVGMARPFYAEPRLGARLLDGADALCESCNNCTVPQVTGEPGRCRTPAVVREQARLRKDGAYERTE; this is encoded by the coding sequence GTGACTGCGCTGGAGACGCCGCTGTCCATCGGCGGCGTCGAGGTCCCCAACCGGCTGTATCGCGCACCGGTACTGGAGTGTGCCGGCAACGGCGAGGGGGCGGTCGACACCCTCGTCGACGAACTCGAACCGACGGCCGCCTCCGGGGTCGGCCTCCTCTTCCAGGGCGCGAGCATCGTCACCGACCGCGGTGGCTGCGCCGCGCCGAACATGACGCGGGTCCACGACCCGGCCTTCGTCGAGCGGCTCTCCCGGCTCACCGGAGCGGTCCACGACCACGGGGGCCGAATCTTCCTGCAACTGGCCCACGGCGGCCTCCGGAGCATGGCGACCTGGCACGCCGAGTACCGCCGACGGCACCCGGACCAGCGCCAACTGGCCGTCAGCCGCCCGCCCTGGCAACTCCGGGCGCTCGACCGGGCCGGCCTGATATCCCTGCGACCGGACGTGCTATCGACCGGCGAGGTGTGGGACCTGGCCGAGCAGTTCGGCCGGTGTGCCGGCTACGCCGTCGACGCCGGCTACGACGGCATCCACCTCTCGGCGGCGAACATGAGCCTGATCCAGCAGTTCCTCTCGCCGTTCTACAATCGCCGGGACGACGAGTTCGGCGACGGCGTCCGGTTCCTCGAAGCGATTCACGACGCCGTCCGCGACCACGCCGGGGACGTGCCGCTGGTCACGAAGGTCCCCGCGGAGACCGCTGCACCGGCTTTCGTTCGAAGGCACCTTTCCCGGGCCGACGGTGTGAGCATCGCCGAGCGGGCGGCGGCCATCGGCTACGACGGACTCGTCCCGGTCGAGGTGTCGCCGTTCTGGGACATGAGCATCGTCCGCGGCGCGTTCCCCGACCGCGCTTGGGCGGCCAGCGACCTGCAGGACGACTATGCGGCGGTCTTCGGCGGCCGACTGCGAGCGCACGCTGTCCAACTGCTCAACAGACTGCAGGCCCGCCGGTTCGGCCGCGACCCGGGCTGGAACGCCGCGTTCTGTCGGGCGGTCCGCGAGCGCGTGGACGTGCCGGTCCTGCTTGAGGGCGGACTCCGGACGCGCGCCGACTGCGACCGGTATCTCGGCGCGACCGGGGCCGCCCCCGCCGCCGACGCTGTCGGGATGGCCCGCCCCTTCTACGCGGAGCCGCGGCTCGGCGCGCGCCTGCTCGACGGCGCGGACGCGCTGTGTGAGAGCTGTAACAACTGCACCGTGCCACAGGTCACCGGCGAGCCAGGCCGGTGTCGGACGCCGGCCGTCGTCCGCGAACAGGCCCGGCTCCGAAAGGACGGTGCGTACGAGCGAACCGAGTGA
- a CDS encoding alpha/beta fold hydrolase — translation MTTGIRSERVELSVDGEDVDIHYRTGGEGPPLVFLHGIGLDAATVSWRHALPALAPDRTVYALDLPGHGDSDKPDRAYTTDYYLETLAEFLDALGIEEPALAGLSMGGAIALGHALDGGPVERLVLVDSYGLGADAYWRTAASSVLQTPIVGNMLWQGVGSSQSAIRNSLRSMSPGEPPQQLVEDVNSAVDRQTVRAMRRWQRSEFQWCGFRTDYSDRLAELDVPTMLIHGAVDPLLPRRWSERAAGMVTDSTLKIFDDCGHCPPREHPDRFNRAVRAFC, via the coding sequence ATGACTACAGGGATTCGGTCCGAACGCGTCGAACTCTCCGTCGACGGTGAGGACGTCGACATCCACTACCGGACCGGCGGCGAGGGACCGCCTCTGGTGTTTCTCCACGGCATCGGGCTGGACGCCGCGACCGTCTCGTGGCGGCACGCGCTCCCCGCGCTCGCGCCGGATCGAACGGTGTACGCGCTCGATTTGCCGGGCCACGGCGACAGCGACAAGCCCGACCGCGCGTACACGACCGACTACTACCTGGAGACCCTCGCCGAGTTCCTCGACGCGCTCGGCATCGAGGAGCCCGCGCTGGCCGGCCTCTCGATGGGCGGCGCAATCGCGCTCGGCCACGCGCTCGATGGTGGTCCCGTCGAGCGGCTGGTGCTGGTCGACAGCTACGGACTGGGAGCCGATGCCTACTGGCGGACAGCGGCCAGCAGCGTCCTGCAGACCCCGATAGTCGGGAACATGCTCTGGCAGGGCGTCGGATCGTCCCAGTCGGCGATCCGAAACAGTCTCCGAAGTATGAGTCCCGGCGAACCGCCACAGCAACTGGTCGAGGACGTCAATAGCGCTGTCGACCGACAGACCGTCCGGGCGATGCGGCGCTGGCAGCGCAGCGAGTTTCAGTGGTGTGGGTTCCGGACCGACTACTCCGACCGATTAGCGGAACTAGACGTGCCGACGATGCTGATTCACGGGGCTGTCGACCCGCTGCTCCCCCGTCGATGGTCCGAGCGGGCGGCTGGGATGGTCACCGATAGCACGCTGAAAATATTCGACGACTGCGGGCACTGTCCACCGCGGGAACATCCCGACCGTTTCAACCGGGCCGTTCGAGCGTTCTGCTGA
- a CDS encoding MaoC family dehydratase, translated as MFNSVVAANRAAFAAFGVQQEDEDGVTPADRIEPDEDLPEWHVSISEDHPGRLGVGDHVDFTKTISENDVQQFAAASGDTNPLHLDDEFAEQTRFRGRIAHGTLVGSLISAALARLPGLTIYLSQDLEFHNPVRIGDRLTAECEIVEDLGDEQYRLTTRVLADDDVVIDGEAVVLIDELPE; from the coding sequence ATGTTCAACAGCGTCGTCGCAGCTAACCGGGCAGCGTTTGCCGCGTTCGGCGTCCAGCAGGAGGACGAAGACGGCGTAACGCCCGCAGACCGTATCGAACCAGACGAAGATCTCCCGGAATGGCACGTCTCGATCTCCGAAGACCACCCGGGCCGCCTCGGCGTCGGCGACCACGTCGATTTCACAAAGACAATCTCGGAAAACGACGTGCAACAGTTCGCCGCCGCGAGTGGCGACACGAATCCGCTTCACCTTGACGACGAGTTCGCGGAGCAGACACGTTTTCGCGGCCGTATCGCCCACGGGACGCTCGTCGGGAGCCTCATCAGCGCGGCGCTGGCACGGCTGCCGGGGCTGACTATCTATCTCTCACAGGACCTGGAGTTCCACAACCCGGTCCGTATCGGTGACCGGCTCACTGCCGAATGTGAAATCGTCGAGGACCTCGGCGACGAACAGTACCGGCTGACCACGCGCGTCCTCGCTGACGACGACGTCGTCATCGACGGCGAAGCGGTCGTCCTCATCGACGAGTTGCCGGAATAA
- a CDS encoding AbrB/MazE/SpoVT family DNA-binding domain-containing protein produces MADEDDGLLWPPMFKGMQQASENAMEQQQQLMKQMFANGGMPSFDMNQLGAMSQMATFKTRVQSGGRISIPDAEREALGIDEGDIVQAVVLPVTNNNSE; encoded by the coding sequence ATGGCCGACGAGGATGATGGCCTGCTGTGGCCTCCGATGTTCAAGGGGATGCAACAGGCGAGCGAGAACGCGATGGAACAGCAACAGCAGCTGATGAAACAGATGTTCGCCAACGGTGGCATGCCGAGTTTCGATATGAATCAGCTCGGTGCCATGAGCCAGATGGCGACGTTCAAGACCCGCGTGCAGAGCGGGGGTCGGATCAGCATCCCCGATGCGGAGCGAGAGGCGCTGGGTATCGACGAAGGCGACATCGTGCAAGCCGTCGTCCTCCCGGTCACTAACAACAACAGCGAGTAA